One segment of Rhodothermales bacterium DNA contains the following:
- the aspS gene encoding aspartate--tRNA ligase: METPRSNQKTTVDFHGERTHTCGALREDQVGQQVTIKGWVDTRRDLGGVIFIDLRDRHGLTQAVLSPQDNPEAYVVAERLRTEDVISIQGVVRPRSEDTVNARLPTGTVEVRVSSLIPLNRSEPIPFQVSAHEEKRKLANEELRLRYRYLDLRRPELQRNLIIRHRLCQVVRRVFDSHGFLEIETPVLMKSTPEGARDFLVPSRLHPGQFYALPQSPQTYKQILMVAGFDRYFQIVKCFRDEDLRADRQPEFTQVDVEITFATEAIVQRIIEEVITTVWREIKGVELVTPFQRMPYAEAMSRYGSDKPDLRFGLELHDLSSAFQGSGFRVFESVLETGGKIVGIRVPGEGDRGRGAMDRLDKEFVRKRLGAGGLVYFKLPSDGSETFASVKSDVLPTASVEAALSLIGAEKGDLVLVLAGAAPKVYEQMGALRLHMARELNLLPEGDQGPWAFLWVTEFPLLEWSEEDKRYAAMHHPFTSPHPDDMDTMFDNPGATRARAYDLVLNGSEVGGGSIRIHNREIQQQMFRLLNIDEVEAERRFGFLLGAFTYGAPPHGGIALGLDRLTMLLSGTDNIRDVIAFPKTQTGQELMVSSPDEVDDKQLKELHIRVALPEIKEKGKT, encoded by the coding sequence ATGGAAACACCCCGATCCAACCAGAAAACGACTGTTGACTTCCACGGAGAACGCACCCACACCTGTGGCGCGCTTCGCGAAGATCAGGTGGGCCAACAGGTCACGATCAAAGGGTGGGTAGATACTCGACGCGACCTCGGAGGGGTGATCTTCATCGACCTCCGGGACCGCCATGGCCTCACGCAGGCCGTCCTTTCGCCGCAGGACAACCCCGAAGCGTATGTCGTGGCCGAACGCTTGCGCACCGAAGACGTGATCTCGATCCAGGGCGTCGTACGGCCGCGTTCGGAGGATACGGTCAATGCGCGTCTGCCGACGGGCACGGTGGAAGTGCGTGTATCCAGCCTGATTCCGCTCAACCGATCCGAGCCGATCCCCTTCCAGGTGTCCGCCCATGAGGAAAAGCGAAAGCTGGCGAACGAAGAATTGCGGCTTCGCTACCGGTATCTGGACCTCCGCCGGCCCGAGCTCCAGCGTAACCTCATCATTCGCCACCGGCTCTGCCAGGTCGTCCGCCGCGTGTTCGACAGCCACGGCTTCCTGGAGATCGAAACGCCGGTGCTGATGAAGTCGACCCCGGAAGGAGCCCGGGACTTTCTCGTGCCGAGCCGGCTGCACCCCGGCCAGTTCTACGCCCTCCCGCAGTCGCCCCAGACCTATAAGCAGATTCTGATGGTGGCCGGCTTCGACCGCTACTTCCAGATCGTGAAGTGCTTCCGCGACGAAGACCTCCGCGCCGACCGCCAGCCGGAGTTCACCCAGGTGGACGTCGAGATCACGTTCGCCACCGAGGCCATCGTCCAGCGCATCATCGAAGAGGTGATCACGACGGTCTGGCGCGAGATCAAAGGGGTCGAACTGGTCACGCCGTTCCAGCGCATGCCCTACGCCGAGGCCATGTCCCGGTACGGCAGCGACAAACCGGACCTCCGCTTCGGGCTCGAACTCCACGACCTCAGCTCTGCGTTTCAGGGCTCGGGCTTTCGTGTGTTTGAAAGTGTGCTGGAAACGGGCGGCAAGATCGTCGGTATCCGCGTTCCGGGCGAGGGCGACCGAGGCCGCGGCGCTATGGACCGGCTCGACAAGGAGTTCGTCCGCAAGCGGCTGGGCGCCGGCGGGCTCGTCTACTTCAAGCTCCCGTCCGACGGCTCGGAGACGTTTGCATCGGTGAAGTCCGACGTGCTCCCGACGGCTTCGGTCGAGGCCGCGCTTTCCCTGATTGGAGCGGAGAAGGGCGACCTGGTGCTCGTCCTCGCCGGCGCGGCCCCGAAGGTCTACGAACAAATGGGCGCCCTGCGCCTGCACATGGCCCGCGAACTCAACCTACTCCCCGAAGGCGACCAGGGGCCCTGGGCCTTTCTGTGGGTGACGGAGTTTCCGCTCCTGGAGTGGTCGGAGGAAGACAAGCGGTACGCCGCCATGCACCACCCGTTCACTTCGCCGCATCCCGACGACATGGACACCATGTTCGACAACCCCGGCGCCACGCGCGCCCGGGCCTACGACCTCGTGCTCAACGGTAGCGAGGTGGGCGGCGGGTCTATCCGTATCCACAACCGCGAAATCCAGCAGCAGATGTTCCGCCTGCTGAACATCGACGAAGTGGAAGCCGAACGGCGCTTCGGCTTTCTGCTCGGCGCCTTCACCTACGGCGCCCCGCCCCACGGCGGCATCGCCTTGGGCCTGGACCGCCTCACGATGCTCCTCTCCGGCACCGATAACATCCGCGACGTCATCGCTTTCCCCAAAACCCAGACGGGCCAGGAATTGATGGTGTCATCCCCGGACGAGGTCGACGATAAGCAGCTCAAGGAACTGCATATCCGGGTGGCGCTGCCGGAAATCAAGGAAAAAGGAAAAACATAA